From the genome of Pukyongia salina, one region includes:
- a CDS encoding nucleotide exchange factor GrpE, which produces MSRKNKKDTAVAEEELNLEQQETSEKKKGKQDKKVDEVERLNAELQTEKDRYLRLFAEFENYKKRTGRERIELFKTASQDVMVSLLPVIDDFDRALKEIEKSEDDNLYKGVELISNKLRETLRSKGLEPVGTKEGDTFDPEIHEAVTQIPAPSDDMKGKIIDVIEKGYTLGDKIIRFPKVVIGQ; this is translated from the coding sequence ATGAGCAGAAAAAATAAAAAAGATACGGCTGTGGCCGAAGAAGAATTGAATCTCGAACAGCAGGAGACTTCAGAAAAGAAAAAAGGAAAACAGGATAAGAAAGTTGATGAGGTAGAACGTCTTAACGCTGAATTGCAAACGGAGAAGGACCGGTACTTACGGTTATTCGCCGAATTTGAGAATTACAAGAAACGTACAGGCCGCGAACGGATAGAATTGTTTAAAACCGCGAGTCAGGATGTAATGGTATCCCTGTTACCGGTTATAGATGATTTCGACCGTGCGTTGAAGGAGATCGAAAAATCTGAAGATGACAACCTATACAAAGGTGTTGAATTAATAAGCAATAAACTTAGAGAAACCCTAAGATCGAAAGGCCTGGAGCCGGTTGGCACCAAAGAAGGAGATACATTCGATCCCGAGATACACGAAGCTGTCACTCAGATTCCTGCTCCTTCAGATGACATGAAGGGTAAGATAATCGATGTAATAGAAAAGGGGTATACCCTTGGGGATAAGATCATTCGATTTCCAAAGGTTGTGATCGGACAATAA
- the dnaJ gene encoding molecular chaperone DnaJ — MKEDFYDILGISKNATAAEIKKAYRKKAIEYHPDKNPGDAKAEEMFKKAAEAYEVLSDPDKKARYDQYGHQAFEGGGFGGGGMNMEDIFSQFGDIFGSAFGGGGFGGGFSGFGGGQRRVKGSNLRIRVKLTLEEIANGVDKKIKVKRKKVAQGTTYKTCTTCNGQGQVTRIQNTILGRMQTATTCSTCGGTGQIIDKKPVNADAQGMLLTEETVSIKIPAGVVDGMQLKVSGKGNEAPGGNGIPGDLLVAIEEQPHPTLQREGDNLHYDLYISFSEAVLGTSKEIDTVTGKVRIKIEPGTQSGKILRLRKKGVPSINSYGTGDLLVHVNVWTPKSLSKEQKDFFESMRTDDHFQPKPEKEDKSFFEKVKDMFS, encoded by the coding sequence ATGAAAGAGGACTTCTACGATATACTTGGCATTTCAAAGAATGCAACTGCGGCTGAAATAAAAAAAGCCTACAGGAAAAAGGCGATCGAGTACCATCCCGATAAAAATCCGGGAGATGCCAAGGCAGAGGAGATGTTTAAAAAGGCTGCTGAAGCCTATGAAGTATTGAGCGATCCTGATAAAAAAGCTAGATACGACCAGTACGGCCACCAGGCATTTGAAGGCGGTGGTTTTGGTGGTGGAGGTATGAATATGGAAGATATCTTCAGCCAATTTGGGGATATCTTCGGAAGTGCTTTTGGAGGCGGTGGCTTCGGAGGTGGATTTAGCGGTTTTGGCGGCGGTCAGCGTCGGGTTAAAGGAAGTAATCTTCGGATCAGAGTAAAATTAACTCTGGAAGAGATAGCGAATGGGGTGGATAAGAAGATCAAGGTAAAACGTAAAAAGGTAGCCCAGGGTACAACCTACAAAACCTGTACTACCTGTAACGGACAAGGCCAGGTAACCAGGATACAGAACACCATCCTGGGTAGAATGCAAACTGCGACTACCTGCTCCACCTGTGGGGGAACCGGACAAATAATTGACAAAAAGCCAGTAAATGCCGATGCCCAGGGAATGCTGTTAACCGAAGAGACTGTATCTATAAAGATCCCTGCCGGGGTAGTAGACGGGATGCAATTGAAAGTATCTGGCAAAGGAAATGAAGCGCCAGGCGGCAATGGGATCCCGGGAGATTTATTGGTAGCCATCGAGGAACAACCACATCCTACCTTACAGCGTGAGGGGGATAATTTACATTACGATCTGTACATTAGTTTTTCGGAAGCGGTTTTAGGAACTTCAAAGGAAATAGATACCGTAACCGGGAAGGTGCGAATAAAGATCGAACCTGGGACTCAAAGTGGAAAGATCCTTAGATTACGCAAAAAGGGCGTACCAAGTATCAATAGTTATGGGACCGGGGATCTCCTGGTGCATGTAAACGTCTGGACTCCCAAATCATTAAGTAAGGAACAAAAGGATTTCTTCGAAAGTATGAGAACTGATGATCATTTTCAGCCTAAACCGGAGAAAGAAGACAAGTCGTTCTTCGAAAAGGTGAAAGATATGTTTTCATAA
- a CDS encoding ABC transporter ATP-binding protein: protein MDNLLVAENVSKSFGEFKALNDVSIAVPRGSVFGLLGPNGAGKTTLIRIINQITMPDTGTVLLDGHPLKADDIRHIGYLPEERGLYKSMKVGEQALYLSQLKGLSRPEARKRLKYWFERLEIGDWWNKKIQELSKGMAQKIQFVVTVLHEPKLLIFDEPFSGFDPINANLIKDEILRLRDAGATVIFSTHRMESVEEMCDHIALLNHSEKILDGKLIDIKREYRANTYEIGLITQDHTTTEKLIREHFELIPANFKTINEEFQCKVKIPENTSANELVNFLTTKGQLTHFVEVVPSANDIFIQTVQNN, encoded by the coding sequence ATGGACAATCTTTTAGTCGCGGAAAATGTTTCGAAATCTTTTGGGGAATTCAAAGCATTGAACGATGTTTCCATCGCTGTTCCAAGAGGTAGTGTTTTTGGGCTACTAGGCCCTAACGGAGCAGGCAAAACCACACTAATTCGTATAATAAATCAGATCACCATGCCCGATACCGGGACGGTGTTACTTGATGGACACCCTCTGAAGGCGGACGACATCCGTCATATTGGCTACTTGCCCGAGGAACGAGGGCTTTACAAGTCTATGAAGGTAGGAGAACAGGCGCTCTATCTGTCTCAGTTAAAAGGTCTGTCGAGACCCGAAGCACGAAAGAGATTGAAATACTGGTTTGAGCGTCTGGAGATAGGAGACTGGTGGAATAAAAAGATACAGGAATTGTCTAAAGGGATGGCACAGAAAATCCAGTTTGTGGTTACCGTCTTGCACGAACCCAAATTGCTCATCTTTGATGAACCCTTTAGTGGATTCGACCCCATCAATGCAAACCTTATAAAAGACGAGATTCTACGACTTAGGGACGCCGGGGCAACGGTGATTTTCTCTACCCACCGTATGGAATCGGTAGAGGAAATGTGCGATCATATTGCCCTTCTCAATCATTCTGAAAAGATATTAGATGGGAAGCTAATTGATATTAAACGTGAATATCGTGCCAACACCTACGAAATTGGCCTAATTACTCAGGACCATACCACGACCGAGAAATTAATTCGTGAACATTTCGAACTCATTCCTGCAAATTTCAAGACCATTAACGAGGAATTTCAGTGTAAAGTGAAGATCCCTGAAAACACCTCGGCAAACGAATTGGTGAATTTTTTAACCACTAAAGGCCAGCTCACCCATTTTGTTGAAGTGGTTCCCTCAGCAAACGATATTTTTATTCAAACGGTTCAAAACAACTAA
- a CDS encoding ABC transporter permease, whose translation MNHLSLIIKREYLTKVKNRAFIIMTFLSPLIMVGIFSLVAYLSSINNDNVRNISVLDESGLFISEFESSDNLKYTFVTGENLPAAKKTVEESGDYGLLYIPKVNSLDELAEQITFYSEDSPSITVLDNIENTIEDKVNTIKLKEAGMDPKEIEALQIRIDTKLETFGGEQTSELSTWLKLGFGGMSGYLLFMFIIIYGNMIMRSVIEEKTSRIIEVIISSVKPVKLLLGKIIGTSLAGVTQFLAWVILIGIFATVLSSIFGIDPAAAQQQQALEQAQALTGNENMLQEFMTEFFKLPLLNLVIMFVLFFIGGYLLYASLYAAIGAAVDSETDTQQFLLPILMPLILAVYVGFFTVFDNPHGTVSQVFSFIPFTSPVVMLMRIPFGVPLWQQILSVVILFATFIGTVWFAAKIYRVGILMYGKKASYKELIKWLKY comes from the coding sequence ATGAATCATCTTTCATTAATAATAAAACGGGAATATCTTACCAAGGTAAAGAACAGGGCATTTATAATCATGACCTTCTTAAGTCCGCTGATCATGGTGGGTATCTTTAGCCTTGTTGCCTATTTATCATCCATTAACAATGATAATGTACGGAATATCTCGGTTTTGGATGAGAGTGGACTTTTTATATCCGAATTTGAAAGTAGTGATAATTTAAAATATACGTTTGTGACAGGCGAGAACCTGCCGGCGGCGAAAAAAACCGTGGAAGAATCCGGAGATTACGGCCTGTTGTATATTCCGAAAGTAAATTCTCTGGACGAGTTAGCAGAACAAATCACCTTTTATTCGGAAGACTCACCTTCTATTACCGTTCTGGATAATATAGAAAATACAATTGAGGACAAGGTGAACACCATCAAATTAAAGGAGGCAGGAATGGATCCTAAAGAAATAGAAGCGTTACAAATTCGCATCGATACTAAATTGGAGACCTTCGGAGGAGAGCAAACCTCCGAATTAAGCACCTGGTTAAAGTTAGGATTTGGAGGTATGTCCGGATACCTGCTGTTTATGTTCATTATCATATACGGGAATATGATCATGCGGAGTGTTATCGAAGAGAAAACCAGCCGGATCATTGAAGTGATCATCTCGTCTGTGAAGCCTGTAAAACTACTTTTGGGTAAGATAATAGGGACTTCTCTGGCGGGAGTAACTCAGTTCCTTGCCTGGGTAATTCTCATTGGGATCTTCGCTACGGTCTTATCTTCTATTTTCGGGATCGATCCCGCAGCTGCCCAGCAACAACAGGCACTGGAACAGGCGCAGGCATTAACCGGGAACGAAAATATGTTACAGGAATTCATGACCGAATTTTTTAAACTACCATTGCTTAACCTGGTAATTATGTTCGTCCTCTTCTTTATAGGGGGCTACCTGCTGTATGCATCACTTTATGCGGCCATAGGCGCGGCGGTGGATAGCGAAACAGACACACAACAATTCTTATTACCCATACTAATGCCTCTCATCCTTGCTGTATATGTAGGTTTCTTTACGGTGTTCGATAATCCGCATGGGACTGTTTCACAGGTTTTCTCCTTTATCCCATTCACCTCTCCGGTGGTTATGTTAATGCGAATTCCATTTGGTGTGCCATTGTGGCAACAAATCCTTTCTGTCGTAATTTTATTTGCTACATTTATAGGCACTGTTTGGTTCGCCGCCAAGATCTATCGCGTTGGTATCCTCATGTATGGAAAAAAGGCGAGTTATAAAGAACTAATCAAGTGGCTTAAATATTAA
- a CDS encoding mechanosensitive ion channel family protein: MFQEENVTDTIEEVVTEDIWGSIKEFLELGIRFGEGDKEINITVGLLLLITVSFFVASFVLGLIRKLFTRRMSETDTLKFISVFKFIKYVVYIIVVFAVLSLAGINITPFLAASAALLVGLGLALQELFQDVIAGIFIIIDKSLLVGDIIEVEGKVGRVIDIKLRTTRTITRDDKIIIIPNHKFISDSIINYTQNHKTTRESVQVGVAYGSDTRLVEKLMLQCVDTQKGVLKKPKPFVLFEDFGDSALIFRLCFFISDSFIDPYIKSELRYKIDEAFRTNGITIPFPQRDVHIYPTQPTEK; this comes from the coding sequence ATGTTTCAGGAAGAAAACGTAACAGATACCATAGAGGAAGTTGTCACTGAAGACATTTGGGGTTCGATCAAAGAATTTCTCGAATTGGGAATTCGATTCGGTGAAGGAGATAAGGAGATCAACATCACGGTTGGACTGCTCTTACTCATTACCGTCTCGTTTTTTGTAGCAAGTTTTGTCCTTGGGTTAATTCGTAAACTCTTCACCCGAAGAATGAGTGAAACCGATACACTGAAATTCATCAGTGTGTTCAAGTTCATCAAATATGTAGTTTATATAATTGTTGTTTTTGCGGTATTAAGCCTGGCTGGGATTAACATCACACCGTTCCTGGCGGCATCTGCAGCATTACTGGTTGGACTTGGTCTCGCACTACAGGAACTCTTCCAGGATGTGATAGCCGGTATCTTTATTATCATAGATAAGTCTCTGCTTGTGGGTGATATCATAGAGGTGGAAGGTAAGGTAGGGAGAGTGATCGACATCAAGTTGAGAACTACCCGAACTATCACCCGTGATGATAAGATCATTATTATTCCGAACCATAAATTTATTAGTGATTCCATAATAAATTATACTCAAAATCATAAAACTACCCGAGAAAGCGTTCAAGTAGGTGTGGCCTATGGAAGTGACACAAGGTTGGTAGAAAAGCTTATGTTACAATGTGTGGATACTCAAAAAGGAGTTTTAAAAAAACCCAAACCTTTTGTGCTGTTCGAGGATTTTGGAGATTCGGCATTAATTTTTAGATTGTGTTTCTTTATTAGTGATAGTTTTATCGACCCCTATATAAAGAGTGAACTTAGGTATAAGATCGATGAAGCATTCCGAACCAACGGTATCACGATTCCGTTCCCACAACGCGACGTACATATTTATCCAACCCAACCAACCGAAAAGTAA
- a CDS encoding DUF6268 family outer membrane beta-barrel protein, whose protein sequence is MVWAIFGLCTLSAQTTDLARLEYTLIPQANSDNSINRFRGFVNFPIPLEWDGSYLVPGLEYRNVDLDIEDPVPFDIKNVQKFQMFRLSMGYTFKMSKAWRVGMKVGVEIASNFEQRTAKGSDLRFTGAGYVINDRTADSIAKKDRLIIGLQYSTNAGRPFPIPVVNYYKEFHPNWSYTLGVPKMNLKRTLTDKQTVQAFITIDGFFSNLQNDLPINNGTDIPGMADNISMTVVLGGLGYEYFFSRHLLFYFYGGYTGFNEIRLRKSNRETLYKINEENTFYIRSGIKFKL, encoded by the coding sequence TTGGTATGGGCAATATTTGGCCTGTGTACCCTTTCTGCCCAGACAACAGATCTGGCCCGACTTGAATACACGCTTATCCCGCAGGCGAATTCGGACAATAGTATAAATCGCTTCCGGGGTTTTGTAAATTTTCCTATTCCTTTAGAATGGGATGGGAGCTACCTGGTCCCGGGTTTGGAGTACCGGAATGTGGATCTTGATATCGAGGATCCCGTTCCATTCGATATTAAGAATGTTCAGAAATTTCAAATGTTTCGCCTCTCGATGGGATATACCTTTAAAATGAGTAAGGCATGGCGCGTGGGTATGAAAGTAGGAGTAGAGATCGCCTCTAATTTTGAACAGAGAACAGCTAAAGGGTCGGATCTAAGGTTCACTGGAGCAGGATATGTAATAAATGACAGAACTGCCGATTCAATTGCGAAAAAAGACAGGCTAATTATAGGGCTGCAATACAGTACTAATGCCGGAAGGCCTTTTCCAATTCCAGTTGTAAATTACTACAAGGAATTTCATCCAAATTGGTCCTACACCCTGGGGGTGCCAAAAATGAACCTTAAGCGCACTCTAACCGATAAGCAAACGGTTCAGGCCTTTATTACCATTGATGGTTTTTTCTCAAATTTACAGAACGATCTTCCTATTAATAACGGAACTGATATACCAGGGATGGCCGATAATATTTCGATGACGGTCGTACTTGGAGGCCTGGGATACGAATACTTTTTTAGTAGGCATTTATTATTCTATTTTTATGGAGGTTATACCGGGTTTAATGAAATAAGATTGCGCAAAAGTAACAGGGAAACACTATATAAGATCAACGAGGAAAATACTTTCTATATTAGAAGTGGAATTAAATTCAAATTGTAA
- a CDS encoding sigma-54-dependent transcriptional regulator: protein MSKILIIEDEAAIRRVLVKILSEESDTYQVIESEDGLEGIELIKKEDFDLILCDIKMPKMDGVEVLEAVKKIKPEIPIVMISGHGDLDTAVNTMRLGAFDYISKPPDLNRLLNTVRIALDRKELVVENKRLKKKVSKNYEMIGESPAIVQIKEMIEKVAPTEARVLITGPNGTGKELVAHWLHQKSERAGGPLIEVNCAAIPSELIESELFGHVKGAFTSANKDRAGKFEAANGGTIFLDEVGDMSLSAQAKVLRALQENKVQRVGSDKDIKVDVRVIAATNKDLMKEIAEGNFREDLYHRLAVILINVPSLNDRREDIPLLVDYFTQKIADEHGTAQKVFTEKALKKLKEYDWTGNIRELRNVVERLIILGNAEVSEEDVKLFASK from the coding sequence ATGTCGAAAATTTTAATTATTGAAGATGAGGCGGCTATCCGCAGGGTACTGGTAAAGATACTTTCTGAAGAAAGCGACACCTATCAGGTTATCGAATCGGAAGATGGACTTGAAGGGATTGAGCTTATAAAAAAGGAGGATTTCGATCTCATTCTTTGTGATATTAAAATGCCAAAAATGGACGGAGTTGAAGTGCTGGAAGCGGTCAAGAAGATCAAGCCCGAAATCCCCATTGTGATGATCTCTGGTCATGGAGATCTGGATACGGCTGTGAATACAATGCGACTTGGAGCATTCGATTATATATCAAAACCTCCCGACCTCAACAGGCTACTTAATACAGTACGCATCGCCCTGGACAGGAAGGAACTCGTGGTTGAAAATAAACGACTTAAGAAAAAAGTAAGTAAGAACTACGAAATGATAGGCGAATCTCCGGCCATTGTTCAGATAAAAGAAATGATCGAAAAGGTGGCCCCTACTGAAGCAAGGGTTCTTATAACTGGCCCCAATGGTACGGGAAAGGAACTGGTTGCTCACTGGTTGCACCAGAAAAGCGAACGTGCCGGAGGGCCCTTAATAGAAGTGAACTGTGCCGCTATTCCCAGCGAACTGATAGAAAGTGAGTTGTTTGGCCATGTGAAAGGCGCTTTTACTTCGGCAAACAAGGACAGAGCCGGGAAATTTGAAGCGGCCAACGGCGGGACAATCTTTCTCGATGAAGTTGGTGATATGAGTTTATCCGCCCAGGCAAAAGTACTGAGAGCCTTACAGGAAAATAAGGTGCAAAGGGTAGGAAGCGATAAAGATATCAAGGTGGACGTACGTGTTATTGCCGCAACCAATAAAGACCTGATGAAAGAGATCGCCGAAGGAAATTTTCGTGAAGACCTTTACCATAGGTTGGCGGTGATCCTTATCAATGTTCCTTCTCTTAACGATAGGCGGGAAGATATTCCGTTACTCGTGGATTATTTTACCCAAAAGATCGCCGATGAACACGGTACCGCCCAAAAGGTATTTACCGAAAAAGCCCTGAAAAAGTTAAAGGAATACGATTGGACGGGAAATATTAGAGAATTACGAAATGTGGTGGAAAGACTTATCATCTTAGGAAACGCCGAAGTGAGCGAAGAGGATGTAAAGCTCTTTGCCTCAAAATAA
- a CDS encoding PPK2 family polyphosphate kinase, with product MDNIKSEDYKISSKVRIKDLNTFEDFDSDKQTLSSALRETRKKLGKLQDTLYAHGKYAVLVCLQGMDTAGKDSLIREVFKDFNARGVVVHSFKVPTEIERKHDYIWRHYIALPARGKFGVFNRTHYENVLVTRVHPEYILGEYLPNVNSTDDIDKEFWDRRFEQINNFENTIAENGTLIFKFFLNLSKEEQKNRLIRRLNKPEKNWKFSPGDLDERELWDQYMQCYEDILNRSSKPHAPWFAIPADNKPAARLIVASILLQEISKYKDIKEPVLDPEISAKISEYKERLQNE from the coding sequence ATGGATAACATTAAGAGTGAAGACTATAAGATCAGTTCGAAGGTTAGGATAAAGGACCTGAATACCTTCGAGGATTTCGATAGTGATAAGCAAACGCTATCCAGTGCCCTGAGGGAAACAAGGAAAAAGCTTGGGAAACTTCAGGATACCTTGTACGCACATGGAAAATACGCTGTATTGGTTTGTCTTCAGGGAATGGATACGGCTGGTAAAGATAGCCTTATTAGGGAAGTCTTCAAGGATTTTAATGCAAGGGGAGTTGTGGTACACAGCTTTAAAGTCCCTACTGAAATTGAGAGAAAGCACGACTATATTTGGCGTCACTATATCGCCTTACCGGCCCGTGGCAAATTTGGAGTTTTCAACAGAACACATTACGAAAATGTTCTGGTTACCCGAGTACATCCCGAATATATCCTTGGGGAATATCTTCCCAATGTAAATAGCACAGATGATATTGATAAAGAATTTTGGGATCGCAGGTTCGAACAGATCAATAACTTCGAAAATACTATTGCGGAGAATGGCACGCTCATTTTTAAGTTTTTTCTGAACCTATCTAAGGAAGAACAAAAAAACAGATTAATACGAAGACTCAACAAACCCGAAAAGAACTGGAAATTTTCACCCGGCGATTTAGACGAACGTGAGCTTTGGGACCAGTATATGCAATGTTATGAAGACATTCTGAACAGGTCATCTAAACCTCACGCGCCATGGTTTGCTATTCCGGCAGATAATAAACCGGCTGCAAGATTGATAGTGGCATCCATATTGCTGCAGGAGATCTCAAAGTATAAAGACATCAAGGAGCCGGTACTCGACCCTGAGATCAGTGCGAAGATCTCGGAGTACAAAGAGCGGCTTCAGAACGAATAA
- a CDS encoding M20/M25/M40 family metallo-hydrolase, with translation MKYSKLHLSIAVTCLALLCSFANIYAQQVNKEDSLTIRKIYDKALLNGKSYDWLDYLSNNIGGRLSGSLEAEKAVRYTEAELKKLGLDKVWLQPVMVPKWTRGVKEYAYIETAPGITSTTNICALGGSVPTPSGGLKAHVVEVQNFEDLAQLGREAIEGKIVFYNRPMQANLIRTFEAYGGCVNQRYAGAMEAAKYGAVGVVVRSMNLRNDDFPHTGSMSYGDTPADLRIPACAISTNGADYLSSALKLKPDLKFYFKQSCKTYPDVQSYNVIGEITGTTYPNRYMIVGGHLDSWDLGDGSHDDGAGCVQSMEVLRLFKEIGYKPKHSIRVVLFMNEENGLRGGRKYAEEARLKNEQHVFALESDAGGFTPRGFSFDTDKENFAQIESWKNLFEPYLIHSFTMGGSGADIGPLKDGSIVLAGLRPDSQRYFDYHHAENDTFDAVNKRELELGAATMASLVYLMDKYGTRNELKEIKK, from the coding sequence ATGAAATACTCAAAATTGCATCTATCAATCGCAGTTACTTGCCTCGCGCTACTCTGTTCTTTTGCGAACATCTACGCGCAGCAAGTTAATAAGGAAGATTCGTTAACGATCAGGAAAATATATGATAAGGCCTTACTCAATGGAAAGAGCTATGATTGGCTGGATTACCTATCGAATAATATTGGTGGCAGACTGTCGGGATCGTTGGAAGCCGAAAAGGCTGTTCGTTATACCGAAGCCGAGTTAAAGAAATTAGGCCTGGATAAAGTATGGCTGCAACCCGTAATGGTTCCTAAATGGACTCGTGGAGTAAAGGAGTACGCCTATATAGAAACCGCGCCGGGAATTACATCCACTACTAATATTTGTGCCCTTGGTGGCTCTGTACCAACCCCGAGTGGAGGATTAAAGGCTCACGTGGTAGAAGTTCAAAACTTCGAAGATCTTGCCCAATTGGGCCGGGAGGCTATCGAAGGCAAGATCGTTTTTTATAACAGACCCATGCAGGCTAATCTAATTAGAACCTTCGAAGCCTACGGTGGTTGTGTGAATCAGCGATATGCAGGTGCTATGGAAGCTGCAAAATACGGGGCCGTGGGAGTGGTAGTTCGATCCATGAATTTGCGAAACGATGACTTTCCACACACAGGATCTATGAGTTATGGCGATACCCCCGCCGATCTTCGTATACCAGCCTGTGCCATAAGTACCAACGGAGCCGATTACCTAAGCAGTGCATTGAAACTTAAACCGGATCTCAAGTTTTATTTTAAACAGTCCTGCAAAACCTATCCCGACGTACAATCCTATAACGTGATAGGTGAGATCACCGGTACAACGTATCCCAATCGTTATATGATCGTTGGAGGCCACCTGGATTCCTGGGACCTTGGAGACGGGTCGCACGACGATGGGGCCGGCTGTGTTCAATCCATGGAAGTGCTAAGACTTTTCAAAGAAATTGGGTACAAACCTAAACACAGTATTAGGGTGGTTCTCTTCATGAACGAAGAAAATGGTTTGAGAGGAGGTAGAAAATATGCCGAAGAAGCTCGCCTGAAGAACGAACAGCACGTATTTGCCCTGGAAAGTGATGCAGGTGGTTTTACACCACGGGGCTTTTCGTTCGATACCGATAAGGAAAACTTTGCACAGATCGAGAGTTGGAAAAATTTATTCGAACCCTATCTCATTCACTCCTTTACAATGGGAGGGAGTGGAGCCGATATTGGGCCGCTTAAGGACGGTAGTATAGTACTGGCAGGTCTAAGGCCGGACTCCCAACGATACTTCGATTATCACCATGCCGAGAACGATACCTTCGATGCCGTAAATAAACGAGAACTGGAGCTAGGAGCTGCTACTATGGCCAGCCTGGTGTACCTTATGGATAAATACGGTACCAGAAATGAATTAAAGGAGATCAAAAAGTGA
- a CDS encoding YqjF family protein, which yields MSFLTAEWRKLLLVNYEIEPHLLKPYLPYKTELDTWNGIHYVSLVGFMFLNTKVFGLKFPFHINFEEINIRFYVRHHDGKNWRRGVVFIKELVPKPIISFIANTVYNEHYATRKMYHSWMEDADSLNIEYGFLEKGKNHSMQVNASKTATEIPPNSETEFITEHYWGYSSISGKKTTQYEVTHPRWLAYEVKDYKVDMDFGQVYGDRFIILNGLEPRSVMLAEGSSITVESKTILK from the coding sequence ATGAGCTTTTTAACGGCAGAATGGAGAAAATTACTTCTCGTTAATTATGAGATAGAGCCCCATCTGCTAAAGCCGTATTTGCCTTATAAAACCGAGCTCGACACCTGGAATGGGATTCACTATGTAAGTCTGGTAGGCTTCATGTTTCTAAATACCAAAGTGTTCGGACTTAAATTTCCCTTTCATATCAATTTTGAAGAAATAAACATTAGATTCTACGTGCGGCATCACGACGGAAAGAATTGGAGAAGAGGAGTGGTTTTTATCAAAGAATTGGTGCCTAAACCTATTATTTCCTTTATTGCCAACACCGTGTATAACGAACATTACGCTACCCGAAAAATGTATCATTCCTGGATGGAGGATGCAGATTCGCTTAACATCGAATATGGATTCTTAGAGAAGGGTAAAAATCATTCCATGCAGGTGAACGCATCAAAAACGGCCACTGAGATCCCACCAAATTCGGAAACCGAATTCATCACCGAACATTATTGGGGATATAGCTCCATCTCCGGGAAAAAGACCACCCAGTACGAGGTTACTCACCCCAGATGGTTGGCCTACGAGGTAAAGGATTATAAGGTAGATATGGATTTTGGCCAGGTTTACGGCGATAGATTCATAATTTTAAATGGGCTTGAACCCAGATCTGTAATGCTTGCCGAAGGTTCTTCCATCACGGTAGAATCTAAGACTATCCTGAAATAA